A region of the Candidatus Giovannonibacteria bacterium genome:
ACAATTCATCAGCATTTAACGGCGCTGCAAAATAAGGGTTATCTGCAACGACAAAAAAATCAAAAAAGAGGCATTGAAGTATCTTCATCAGAGAAGCTAGTAAAAATTCCTTTATGGGGAACAATAGCCGCAGGCGAACCAATCCATGTATTTGAAGCACATAAAGAAGCCATTGCTGTCCCAAAAAGTAAAATCCCCTCTTCATCGGAGGTCTACGCCCTCCGCGTTGTGGGCAACAGCATGATTGATGAAAATATAAACGACGGAGACGTCGTTTTGGTGCGCCAGCAAGAAACTGCCGAGAATGGAGAAAGGGTAGTGGCTCTCATTGATAATCACGAAGCAACCTTAAAGAAATTTTATAAAGAGCGCGGACATATTCGCTTACAACCGGCAAACAAAAACATGGAGCCGCTTATTTTCAGAAATGGGAGGGATGTTTCAATACAAGGAATTGTACTTGATGTTATCCGTGAAGAAACACCAATATCTATTGTCTTTCCAGAAATTAAGACGGAAATCAAACAATATAAAAAACTTCCTATTAACAAAATAATTTTAGGAGATGCGATGCAAGAATTAAAGAAACTTCCTGATGAAAGTTGTGATGTTATCGTTATTGATCCCCCATACAATATCGGGAAAGATTTTGGAAATAATCTTGATAAGCGAGAACTGAGCGAATATGTTGCGTGGTGTAAAAAATGGATAAATGAATGCGTTAGAGCAATGAAACCAACTGGAACAATGTTTATTTATGGTTTTAGCGAAATTTTAGCCCATCTTTCTGTTGAAATTCCTATAAATAAACGCTGGCTTATTTGGCATTATACAAACAAAAACGTTGCCTCACTCAATTTTTGGCAGAGAAGTCATGAAGCAATTATCTGTGCATGGAAAAACAAACCAATTTTCAATAGAGAC
Encoded here:
- the lexA gene encoding transcriptional repressor LexA — its product is MLTPRQKQVLDFVSSYTKKRGFAPSIKEMGQRIGLAISTIHQHLTALQNKGYLQRQKNQKRGIEVSSSEKLVKIPLWGTIAAGEPIHVFEAHKEAIAVPKSKIPSSSEVYALRVVGNSMIDENINDGDVVLVRQQETAENGERVVALIDNHEATLKKFYKERGHIRLQPANKNMEPLIFRNGRDVSIQGIVLDVIREETPISIVFPEIKTEIKQYKKLPINKIILGDAMQELKKLPDESCDVIVIDPPYNIGKDFGNNLDKRELSEYVAWCKKWINECVRAMKPTGTMFIYGFSEILAHLSVEIPINKRWLIWHYTNKNVASLNFWQRSHEAIICAWKNKPIFNRDEVREPYTEGFLNGAAGKIRKGTLGRFSGSGVETVYKAHEGGALPRDVIKAPALAGGAGMVERWFLCKTCDDVFEPRQLKKHNGHKIIKHPTQKPLELSKKLIASAMPKKDGVVLVPFVGTGSECVAAKELGQSYIGFEINQDYIKIAEKFLSSTNFAPKLF